In a single window of the Ruminococcus albus 7 = DSM 20455 genome:
- a CDS encoding DUF4418 family protein: MKKNIPGIVEFIASVLLTVGSFTFFKACSSEHEGKFMTCHWAQNAVTLIGIVITLLALLRIILKNSGIKAGLAIGVFLTSLSVMFIPDHVIKLCMMDTMSCHTIFKPAVIVIASVLAAVAGVDSILGIIKAGKSNGS; the protein is encoded by the coding sequence ATGAAGAAGAATATACCGGGAATAGTTGAGTTTATAGCTTCAGTGTTACTGACTGTCGGCTCTTTTACATTTTTTAAGGCTTGCAGCAGCGAGCATGAAGGAAAATTTATGACATGTCATTGGGCGCAGAATGCGGTAACGCTAATAGGTATAGTAATCACGCTGCTTGCGCTGCTTAGGATCATTCTAAAAAACAGCGGCATAAAAGCAGGACTTGCGATAGGTGTGTTTTTAACATCTCTTTCGGTTATGTTTATACCCGACCATGTGATAAAGCTTTGCATGATGGACACAATGAGCTGTCACACAATATTCAAGCCTGCGGTGATAGTTATAGCATCTGTTCTTGCAGCTGTGGCAGGTGTTGACAGCATTCTCGGCATCATAAAGGCAGGAAAGAGTAATGGATCTTAA
- a CDS encoding ABC transporter permease, whose product MSTTAVKLSSPVKAEQNGKARSAWGYKNNAYYLLKILFTVSGFIIAAGVNIFFPQKAALEIKNYVIRAFNLNIKLTMNDAYILVLAVLTVIYAAAGVRAWGDNDRRKSYSKRAAFRFAVGIALAVWDIGGTKLLFFPQPFFPGPAQVIEAYLVDSEYILQNTLYSLRLYAAGFSCGVLLGVGTGILIGWFPKVYYWVFPVLKITGVVPAVAWMPFALTLLPNSFTAAVFLIVICAWFQIAFLTAQGIQSTPRQSFEAARILGSSSVDQILHVAIPHAMPDIFTGITSANAMAFTTLVMSEMLGQPGGLGYYINQSKVWSAYYKVLAAIVIMAVLFSFINHIIGRIQKHTLRWQEGVVKK is encoded by the coding sequence ATGAGCACGACAGCAGTAAAACTGTCATCACCTGTAAAAGCTGAGCAAAACGGCAAAGCGAGATCTGCTTGGGGATACAAAAATAATGCATACTATCTATTAAAGATACTGTTTACTGTTTCGGGGTTCATTATTGCTGCAGGTGTCAATATTTTCTTTCCTCAGAAAGCAGCATTGGAAATAAAGAATTATGTAATAAGGGCATTCAACCTTAATATAAAGCTCACTATGAATGATGCTTACATTTTGGTACTCGCTGTTCTTACTGTTATTTATGCTGCCGCAGGAGTGCGTGCGTGGGGAGATAATGACAGAAGAAAAAGCTACAGCAAAAGGGCAGCTTTTCGCTTTGCTGTTGGGATAGCTCTTGCTGTTTGGGATATAGGCGGTACTAAGCTGCTATTCTTTCCGCAGCCATTTTTTCCCGGGCCTGCTCAGGTTATCGAGGCTTACCTTGTTGACAGCGAATATATCCTGCAAAACACTCTCTATTCTTTAAGACTTTATGCGGCTGGCTTTTCCTGCGGTGTTCTTTTGGGTGTAGGTACGGGAATACTTATCGGGTGGTTCCCTAAAGTTTATTACTGGGTTTTCCCAGTGCTTAAAATAACTGGCGTTGTACCTGCGGTAGCATGGATGCCATTTGCGCTAACACTTTTACCGAATTCATTTACAGCTGCGGTTTTCCTTATAGTTATATGCGCCTGGTTCCAGATAGCTTTTCTTACTGCACAGGGCATACAGTCAACACCCAGACAAAGCTTTGAAGCCGCAAGGATACTCGGAAGCAGTTCTGTAGATCAGATTTTGCACGTTGCGATACCGCACGCTATGCCGGATATCTTCACCGGAATAACTTCGGCAAATGCAATGGCGTTTACTACACTTGTAATGAGCGAGATGTTAGGTCAGCCGGGTGGGCTTGGTTACTACATCAACCAGTCTAAGGTGTGGAGTGCATACTACAAAGTATTAGCGGCAATAGTTATAATGGCGGTGCTGTTTTCTTTTATCAACCACATCATCGGCAGGATTCAAAAGCACACGTTAAGGTGGCAAGAGGGAGTTGTAAAAAAATGA
- a CDS encoding flavin reductase family protein yields the protein MTYHKEHWKGSVITSPLPPTLVTCAYEGKVNVLTIAWTGILCTRPPVTYISVRPERYSYDIIKNSGEFVVNLPTKELVRAVDRCGVKTGAKTDKFADCGLHTEDCVNVAVPMIAECPVSIECKVKDIVPLGSHDMFIADIVGINAAKELLDEKGKLCLEKAGLLAYAHGGYFELGKQLGTFGYSVKKNKKRFDKKR from the coding sequence ATGACATATCATAAAGAACACTGGAAAGGCAGTGTGATAACCTCTCCCCTGCCGCCGACACTTGTGACTTGTGCATACGAAGGTAAAGTAAATGTGCTTACCATCGCATGGACAGGCATACTTTGTACAAGACCTCCGGTAACTTATATATCTGTAAGACCTGAAAGGTATTCTTATGATATTATAAAAAACAGCGGCGAATTTGTTGTAAATCTTCCAACTAAGGAGCTTGTTCGGGCTGTTGACAGATGCGGAGTGAAAACAGGAGCAAAGACAGATAAATTTGCAGACTGTGGACTTCACACTGAGGATTGTGTAAATGTAGCTGTTCCTATGATCGCTGAATGTCCTGTCAGCATAGAATGTAAGGTAAAAGATATAGTCCCGCTTGGAAGCCATGATATGTTCATCGCAGATATTGTCGGAATAAATGCAGCCAAGGAACTGCTTGATGAAAAAGGCAAACTTTGTCTAGAAAAAGCAGGATTACTGGCTTATGCTCACGGAGGATATTTTGAACTTGGAAAACAGTTAGGCACTTTCGGATACTCAGTAAAAAAGAATAAGAAGCGCTTTGATAAAAAGCGCTGA
- a CDS encoding low molecular weight protein-tyrosine-phosphatase — MIKILFVCHGNICRSAMSEFIMKDMITKKGLADKIQVASSATSREEIGNDMYPPAKRKLDAEHISYTRHHARQITKSDYAEYDMILCMEQYNIRNLKKIITDDPDNKIHLLLDYSDTPRDISDPWYTGDFDKTYNDIKEGCEGLLKRLTIK, encoded by the coding sequence ATGATAAAGATACTTTTCGTATGTCATGGTAACATCTGCCGCTCGGCTATGAGCGAATTCATTATGAAAGATATGATCACTAAAAAAGGGCTTGCAGACAAGATACAGGTAGCATCTTCAGCAACATCAAGAGAAGAAATAGGAAACGATATGTATCCGCCTGCGAAACGAAAACTTGATGCGGAACATATCTCTTATACAAGGCACCATGCAAGGCAGATCACAAAATCGGATTATGCCGAATATGACATGATACTCTGCATGGAGCAGTACAATATAAGAAATCTTAAAAAGATCATTACCGATGACCCTGACAATAAAATACATCTTCTCCTTGATTATTCCGATACTCCTAGAGATATCTCCGATCCGTGGTATACAGGCGATTTTGATAAAACATATAATGATATCAAAGAAGGCTGCGAAGGACTGCTTAAAAGATTGACAATCAAATAA
- a CDS encoding ABC transporter ATP-binding protein produces MSSSINIQNVDRIYTDADGRAVEALKAVDLDIRAGEFISLIGPSGCGKTTLLRLIAGLDKPQSGSLSIDGRKIKGVDPERGYVFQQGSLFPWLDVEHNIAYGLRARGQLRQKKKNVSEYISMVGLGGFEKSYPHQISGGMAQRVAIARALINEPKALLLDEPMGALDSFTRADLQDKLLELWKEKGTTMILVTHDIDEAIYLSDRIVIMTPRPGKISRVIDVTLPRPRHRGGVEFLALRREILELFELAQAQPQPEYTI; encoded by the coding sequence ATGAGCAGCAGTATAAATATACAAAATGTCGACAGAATCTATACCGATGCTGACGGAAGGGCTGTTGAGGCATTAAAAGCTGTTGACCTTGACATAAGAGCAGGGGAGTTTATCTCGCTTATCGGACCTTCTGGATGCGGCAAGACTACGCTCCTGCGGCTTATTGCAGGTCTTGATAAACCGCAGTCGGGATCGCTTTCGATTGACGGCAGAAAGATAAAAGGCGTTGATCCAGAGCGCGGATATGTTTTTCAGCAGGGAAGTCTTTTTCCGTGGCTTGATGTTGAACATAACATAGCCTACGGACTAAGGGCAAGAGGTCAGCTAAGACAGAAGAAAAAGAATGTAAGTGAGTATATCTCAATGGTGGGGCTTGGTGGATTTGAAAAAAGCTATCCTCACCAGATATCGGGTGGTATGGCACAGCGTGTGGCGATAGCAAGGGCGCTGATAAACGAACCTAAAGCTCTTCTATTGGATGAGCCTATGGGTGCACTTGATTCCTTTACAAGAGCTGACCTTCAGGATAAGCTGTTAGAGCTCTGGAAGGAAAAGGGCACAACCATGATACTTGTTACCCACGACATCGATGAGGCTATATATTTAAGTGACCGTATAGTTATAATGACTCCTCGTCCCGGCAAGATAAGTCGTGTGATAGACGTTACTCTGCCAAGACCAAGGCATAGGGGCGGAGTGGAATTTTTAGCTCTTAGACGAGAGATACTTGAGCTTTTTGAACTAGCACAGGCACAGCCCCAACCTGAATATACCATATAA
- a CDS encoding ABC transporter ATP-binding protein: protein MKIIADSISVSYNKKGNTVKVLDKVDISFDNGKLTLITGRSGSGKTTLINVLSGILAPNDGQVYYDDTSVYMQSDEQLSAFRCENIGYIPQGASALSSLTVLQNVLLPSVLSGNDDTVYAKQLLDILGLKKQENAYPDELSGGELRRLSVARALINSPSVIFADEPTNDLDEENATLILKLLKDQAERGAAVIAVTHDSSALAYADKVYEMNSGSLIGKERENDTTICRPLVS, encoded by the coding sequence ATGAAGATAATAGCGGATAGTATCAGCGTTAGCTATAATAAAAAGGGAAATACTGTAAAGGTACTGGATAAGGTTGATATATCTTTTGACAACGGCAAGCTTACCCTGATAACCGGCCGTTCAGGAAGCGGAAAAACTACCCTGATAAATGTACTTTCAGGGATTCTTGCCCCGAATGATGGACAGGTTTATTATGATGATACTTCTGTTTATATGCAAAGCGACGAGCAGCTTTCAGCATTCAGGTGCGAAAATATTGGATATATACCTCAGGGTGCCAGTGCCCTTTCAAGCCTGACTGTATTGCAAAATGTACTTCTCCCATCGGTACTTTCAGGTAATGACGATACGGTTTACGCCAAACAGCTGCTTGATATCCTTGGGCTTAAAAAGCAAGAAAATGCATATCCAGATGAGCTTTCTGGAGGAGAACTCAGGCGGCTTTCGGTTGCAAGGGCGCTTATAAATTCTCCCTCTGTGATTTTTGCAGACGAGCCCACAAATGATCTTGACGAAGAAAATGCCACACTTATTTTAAAACTTCTGAAAGATCAGGCTGAAAGAGGTGCTGCGGTTATCGCTGTCACCCATGACAGCTCAGCGCTTGCGTATGCAGACAAAGTCTATGAAATGAACAGCGGAAGTCTGATCGGTAAGGAGAGAGAAAATGATACTACGATTTGCAGACCTCTCGTATCTTGA
- a CDS encoding zinc dependent phospholipase C family protein: MNLKKYTIAAAGLICRKAKVDNVYAWSSEVHRYIAEKALELLEKEKKLRPVAFYKNWHEEIKLGSVAPDKTGDIDEGPGKHYYSCMNAKGRELDESKGFYRNRLGDFSPSARTLFRANYTSAVSLYKSGMTKESMVYLGRAIHFVSDMGCTPHVANMTSGIKASNVHNAFEKQINNSYSSFGADNFDKRLTKYYEKADPGEAFNKLIKYAGKFVDTILHLDPRAFDDTAKNTIPVTEQHVMAVLLKFYTDCNSDKGNFVCNDKMYSFKNEATGLMLTVTPKGLIVDEADKDKEQKILIKLCESGTFGLKAENGGYINKKCNGFDYLKINGKAAQFRSEALGNRRFVISTEESEFKKYLTAKGGKLTAAPYEPENPTMIWVLC, encoded by the coding sequence ATGAATTTGAAGAAATATACTATTGCGGCTGCAGGTCTTATATGCAGAAAAGCCAAAGTAGATAATGTTTATGCATGGAGTTCTGAAGTACACAGATATATAGCCGAAAAGGCACTGGAACTTCTTGAAAAAGAAAAAAAACTTCGTCCTGTAGCTTTTTATAAAAACTGGCACGAAGAAATCAAGTTGGGTTCAGTTGCGCCTGATAAAACCGGAGATATTGATGAAGGCCCCGGCAAACATTACTATTCATGCATGAATGCCAAGGGCAGGGAGCTTGATGAGAGCAAAGGGTTTTATCGCAATCGCCTCGGTGATTTTTCTCCCAGTGCACGAACACTTTTCCGAGCTAATTACACATCGGCAGTATCACTCTATAAAAGCGGCATGACCAAAGAATCCATGGTTTATCTCGGAAGAGCAATACACTTTGTTTCAGACATGGGCTGTACGCCTCATGTAGCAAATATGACAAGCGGTATAAAAGCAAGCAACGTCCATAATGCATTTGAAAAGCAGATAAACAACAGCTACAGCAGTTTCGGTGCAGACAACTTTGATAAAAGGCTTACTAAGTATTATGAAAAAGCCGATCCGGGTGAAGCTTTCAATAAACTTATAAAATATGCAGGTAAATTTGTTGATACAATACTTCATCTTGACCCCCGCGCTTTCGATGATACAGCAAAGAATACCATACCTGTAACAGAACAGCACGTTATGGCTGTACTGCTGAAATTCTATACAGACTGTAACTCTGACAAGGGAAACTTTGTATGCAACGACAAGATGTACAGCTTTAAGAACGAGGCTACAGGTCTTATGTTGACAGTAACGCCCAAAGGTCTTATCGTTGATGAGGCTGATAAGGATAAAGAACAGAAAATACTCATAAAACTCTGTGAGAGCGGAACATTTGGTTTGAAGGCTGAAAACGGAGGTTACATTAACAAAAAATGTAACGGATTCGACTACCTGAAGATCAACGGCAAGGCTGCACAGTTCAGGTCAGAAGCCCTTGGCAACCGCAGATTTGTTATCAGCACCGAGGAAAGTGAATTTAAAAAGTATCTTACAGCCAAAGGCGGCAAACTGACCGCTGCCCCGTATGAACCAGAAAACCCTACTATGATATGGGTGCTATGCTGA
- a CDS encoding ABC transporter permease, whose amino-acid sequence MDLKKLPIINLRRKPIRTTALIVIAMVMSAAAFGGQLLIKSMQRGLDSLEQRLGADIIVLPEGTEKKVDLQNLLLQGTPGYFYMDKSVADSLSEINGIDKLSSQYFLVSANAECCTVQVQIIGFDDDTDFTVKPWLKEAYNGTLKENEIIVGAGLSTRVGNTLALYGVECKAVGKLERTGTGLDTAVYATNDTVKGLIKASAEKGIAVLSKQSPENVISSVYIKADKDADIDELTAEINMKVDGVQAVRTKSMMTDTAKQLNVLSESIMVITTAVWVLAAVIMIAAFYNSANERKREFALLRTIGFSRKQLSRIVLSESIITAGAGSLAGVALTALLSFSFVGVIEKKTALPMLMPSVSVTLFYGAAVMTIVLFAGSIASAISAYRLTHIETGKILREGC is encoded by the coding sequence ATGGATCTTAAAAAACTTCCTATTATAAATCTTAGACGCAAGCCTATCAGAACAACTGCGCTTATCGTGATAGCCATGGTAATGTCGGCAGCTGCCTTTGGCGGTCAGTTGCTGATAAAAAGTATGCAAAGAGGTCTTGATAGCTTGGAACAGCGGCTTGGCGCTGACATCATTGTTCTTCCCGAGGGAACTGAAAAAAAGGTCGATCTGCAAAACTTGCTATTGCAGGGTACACCCGGGTATTTCTATATGGATAAGTCAGTAGCAGACAGTCTTTCAGAAATAAACGGAATAGATAAGCTCTCTTCTCAGTATTTTCTTGTGTCTGCCAATGCCGAGTGCTGCACTGTTCAGGTGCAGATAATAGGCTTTGATGATGATACTGATTTTACTGTAAAGCCCTGGCTCAAGGAGGCTTATAACGGCACATTAAAAGAAAACGAGATAATAGTTGGTGCCGGGTTATCTACTCGTGTTGGGAATACTCTTGCACTCTACGGTGTTGAGTGCAAGGCTGTCGGCAAGCTCGAAAGAACAGGCACAGGTCTTGACACGGCAGTATATGCAACAAATGATACAGTCAAGGGACTTATAAAAGCCTCGGCCGAGAAGGGTATAGCCGTCCTTTCAAAGCAAAGCCCGGAGAATGTGATATCCTCTGTTTATATAAAAGCAGATAAGGATGCTGATATTGACGAACTCACAGCCGAAATAAACATGAAAGTTGATGGTGTTCAGGCTGTGCGAACAAAATCAATGATGACCGATACAGCAAAGCAGCTGAATGTACTTTCCGAAAGTATAATGGTAATAACAACCGCCGTGTGGGTGCTTGCTGCTGTGATAATGATCGCTGCATTCTATAATAGTGCAAACGAGCGAAAAAGAGAATTTGCATTGTTAAGAACAATAGGTTTCTCAAGAAAGCAACTTAGCAGAATAGTGCTTTCAGAGTCAATTATCACCGCAGGGGCTGGTTCATTGGCAGGTGTTGCTTTGACGGCTCTGCTCAGTTTTTCATTTGTAGGCGTAATCGAGAAAAAGACTGCGCTGCCGATGCTGATGCCGTCTGTAAGTGTAACTCTTTTTTACGGTGCTGCTGTAATGACTATTGTTTTGTTTGCAGGATCGATTGCGTCTGCAATATCGGCATACAGGCTCACTCATATTGAAACTGGCAAAATACTTCGGGAGGGTTGCTGA
- a CDS encoding GNAT family N-acetyltransferase yields MILRFADLSYLDEISEIELSCFPKDQAAEKDQFRSRLMTYPDHFLLLCDDNARVAAFINGFVNDHSDLTDEMYKRPELHNENGAWQMIFGLCTCPECRHKGYAHTLMNEFLRLAKEQGRKGVVLTCKAELISFYEQFGFENEGVSTGSVIGGVKWYQMRKIF; encoded by the coding sequence ATGATACTACGATTTGCAGACCTCTCGTATCTTGACGAGATATCAGAGATAGAGTTAAGCTGTTTTCCAAAGGATCAGGCAGCTGAAAAGGATCAGTTCCGATCTCGGTTGATGACTTATCCCGACCATTTTCTGCTGCTTTGCGATGACAATGCAAGGGTAGCAGCGTTTATTAACGGCTTTGTTAATGATCATTCAGACCTGACAGATGAGATGTACAAAAGACCAGAGCTGCACAATGAAAACGGAGCCTGGCAGATGATATTCGGGCTTTGCACATGTCCTGAATGCAGACACAAAGGCTATGCCCATACATTGATGAACGAATTTCTTCGCCTCGCAAAAGAGCAGGGACGCAAGGGAGTAGTGCTAACCTGTAAAGCTGAGTTGATAAGTTTTTATGAGCAGTTCGGTTTTGAAAATGAGGGCGTTTCCACAGGCTCCGTAATTGGCGGCGTTAAGTGGTATCAGATGAGGAAGATATTCTGA
- the sfsA gene encoding DNA/RNA nuclease SfsA: MRYKNIKKGKFISRPNRFIAQVEIDEKNETVHVKNTGRCKEILIDGCDVWLTAPGSPGRKTKYDLVTARKTNGLIINIDSQAPNKAMLEWLNRQGCDRIIPEYTYGNSRIDFYIENGNEKILMEVKGCTLENDGIGYFPDAPTERGIKHIQELIKAKDDGYKAVLAFVIQMNGIKEVRPNKETHPEFETAWKEALKAGVEIIFCTCKVWENGFEITGQEKSNDKDTFRMSW, translated from the coding sequence ATGAGATATAAAAATATAAAAAAAGGAAAGTTCATTTCACGACCCAACCGATTTATCGCACAAGTAGAGATAGACGAAAAAAATGAAACCGTTCATGTTAAAAATACAGGGCGCTGCAAGGAAATCCTAATAGATGGTTGTGACGTATGGCTCACTGCACCCGGGAGTCCCGGCAGAAAAACAAAATATGACCTTGTAACAGCCAGAAAAACTAACGGACTTATTATCAATATAGACTCACAAGCTCCAAACAAGGCGATGCTTGAATGGTTAAATAGGCAAGGCTGTGACCGCATAATCCCAGAATATACCTATGGCAATTCCAGAATAGATTTCTATATTGAAAACGGTAATGAAAAGATACTTATGGAAGTAAAAGGCTGTACGCTTGAAAATGATGGCATCGGCTATTTTCCCGATGCACCGACGGAACGTGGGATAAAACACATTCAAGAACTTATCAAGGCAAAAGACGACGGATATAAAGCCGTACTTGCTTTTGTGATACAAATGAACGGCATAAAAGAAGTCAGACCGAATAAAGAAACTCACCCCGAATTTGAAACCGCTTGGAAAGAAGCATTAAAAGCAGGAGTAGAGATAATATTCTGCACCTGCAAAGTATGGGAAAACGGGTTTGAAATAACAGGACAGGAGAAATCTAATGATAAAGATACTTTTCGTATGTCATGGTAA
- a CDS encoding esterase, which translates to MKLVEYGDNSSQNYLIQLIDKRELEEIEDEIRLIVKHSNKNICLLAFIVDSWNQDLSPWSAPAVLGNEDFGDGAKNTLNEILQYTDDPEKDYYLGGYSLAGLFALWSAYQTDIFSGIAAVSPSIWFPGFTKYMYEHKPLTTNVYLSLGDREEKTKNPVMAQVGNAIRAGYESLKDNKIHCTMEWNQGNHFKEPELRMAKGFAWLLKKG; encoded by the coding sequence ATGAAATTAGTTGAATACGGTGATAATAGTTCACAAAACTATCTTATCCAGCTCATAGACAAACGTGAACTTGAAGAAATAGAAGATGAGATCAGGTTGATAGTAAAACACAGTAATAAAAACATCTGTCTTTTAGCATTTATAGTTGACAGCTGGAATCAGGATCTTTCACCATGGAGTGCTCCTGCTGTATTAGGAAATGAAGATTTCGGAGATGGGGCTAAAAACACACTCAATGAAATATTGCAGTACACTGACGATCCCGAAAAGGATTACTATCTCGGCGGATATTCTCTTGCGGGTCTGTTCGCTTTATGGTCAGCATATCAAACTGACATATTCAGCGGGATAGCAGCAGTTTCCCCCTCTATATGGTTCCCGGGATTTACAAAGTATATGTATGAGCACAAGCCTCTCACAACCAACGTATATCTTAGTCTTGGAGATAGAGAAGAAAAAACGAAAAATCCAGTTATGGCACAGGTTGGTAACGCTATACGTGCCGGATACGAGTCACTGAAAGATAATAAAATACACTGTACAATGGAGTGGAATCAGGGAAATCACTTCAAAGAGCCTGAACTGCGTATGGCAAAAGGTTTTGCATGGCTCCTGAAAAAAGGATAA
- a CDS encoding CotH kinase family protein, whose translation MFIKNRIALFTAIVCLLSLCGCSDNKKTDNKIVKNNSVSADSEYDENISEVSFSLESGFYESEQQLELSVKDKDVTIRYTTDGSVPNASSEVYTDAISLTDRRNDFSMLAEQTEITASHDYSAPMSVTKGNVIRAAAFKDDGTHGAVTSHTFFVGIDREKNYSDVPVISLMMDPADLFDHDSGIYVLGKIHDDWLKEDPSNASVDVWKQEANYTQRGKEWERPVYAEYILSDGSIGFTQDLGIRIMGAASRNEHQKSFRLTARKDYGDKNINYELIPDNTRSDRQGNVDKYKSFVLRNGGNDCNFAKFRDPLLQSMVMDKSFETIQSTPVVAFIDGEYWGMYTLTEDYSDNYISDNYDIDNKNVVILKVGEIEEGTEDDIKLYSDMYDFITGNDMSDEANYTKACDMLDIRSFSDYMAFNIYIGNEDSIIQGNNWRMWRVRNADNATAVSDGKWRMMTYDTDYSSGIYVNGENFDDNFIKKAIDGTKTFKDLEQPPADIFRSLLDNEEFKQMFILSLCDMRNISFEKSKVDAAYDEMLNAYAPLVKDTFIRFGPDYAREGFGWNADAFKKFLDGRYSVFITHITDVFKPGEKATVTIKSTDSNKGGVILNTTALDLSDKDFKGDYYKAYPITVTADPSAGKFVKWESSGCTLSDSKAETTAVTIDGDCEITAVYE comes from the coding sequence ATGTTCATTAAGAATAGAATTGCCCTGTTTACAGCTATTGTATGCCTTTTGAGTTTGTGTGGATGTTCGGATAATAAAAAAACAGACAATAAGATCGTTAAAAACAATTCTGTGTCAGCTGACAGTGAATATGACGAGAATATCTCTGAAGTTAGTTTTAGTCTGGAAAGCGGATTTTATGAAAGTGAACAGCAGCTTGAACTGTCTGTTAAGGATAAAGATGTTACAATTAGATATACTACCGATGGTTCTGTGCCAAATGCTTCCTCAGAAGTGTATACCGATGCGATTTCTCTGACTGATCGCAGGAATGATTTTTCTATGCTTGCTGAACAGACTGAGATCACAGCAAGTCACGACTATTCTGCACCTATGTCCGTTACTAAGGGAAATGTTATACGTGCTGCTGCGTTTAAAGATGACGGTACTCATGGTGCAGTAACTTCCCACACTTTCTTTGTGGGCATCGACAGAGAGAAAAATTACTCAGATGTTCCTGTTATATCATTGATGATGGATCCCGCTGATCTGTTTGATCATGACTCGGGTATTTATGTACTTGGTAAGATCCACGATGATTGGTTGAAGGAAGATCCTTCAAATGCATCAGTTGATGTTTGGAAGCAGGAAGCTAACTATACTCAGCGCGGAAAAGAATGGGAGCGTCCTGTTTATGCTGAATACATTCTTTCTGACGGAAGTATAGGTTTTACACAGGATCTCGGTATAAGAATAATGGGTGCTGCATCCAGAAATGAACATCAGAAAAGTTTTCGCCTTACAGCACGTAAGGATTATGGTGATAAAAATATAAATTATGAGCTTATACCTGATAATACTCGTTCAGACAGACAGGGTAATGTAGATAAGTATAAATCCTTTGTCCTCAGAAATGGTGGTAATGACTGTAATTTCGCTAAATTCAGGGATCCTCTGCTGCAATCCATGGTCATGGACAAGTCCTTTGAAACTATTCAGTCAACCCCGGTTGTTGCTTTCATTGATGGTGAATACTGGGGAATGTATACTCTTACTGAGGATTATAGTGATAATTATATATCAGATAATTATGATATCGACAACAAAAATGTTGTGATACTTAAAGTTGGTGAGATCGAAGAAGGTACTGAGGATGACATAAAGTTATACAGCGATATGTATGACTTTATCACCGGAAATGATATGTCAGATGAAGCAAACTATACAAAGGCCTGCGATATGTTGGATATACGATCATTCTCGGATTATATGGCTTTCAATATCTATATCGGTAACGAAGATAGTATAATACAAGGTAACAACTGGCGTATGTGGAGAGTTCGTAATGCCGATAATGCTACCGCAGTATCCGATGGTAAATGGCGCATGATGACTTATGATACCGACTATTCCAGCGGTATTTATGTAAATGGAGAAAACTTTGATGATAATTTTATAAAAAAAGCTATTGACGGAACCAAGACATTCAAGGATCTTGAACAGCCTCCTGCTGACATTTTCAGAAGTCTGCTAGATAATGAGGAATTTAAGCAGATGTTTATTCTCTCCTTATGTGATATGAGAAATATCAGTTTTGAAAAAAGCAAGGTCGATGCAGCGTATGATGAAATGCTGAATGCTTATGCGCCTCTTGTTAAGGACACCTTTATCCGTTTCGGACCTGATTATGCAAGAGAAGGTTTCGGCTGGAACGCTGATGCTTTCAAGAAATTCCTGGATGGCAGATATTCGGTTTTCATCACTCATATAACCGATGTATTTAAGCCTGGTGAGAAAGCAACAGTTACTATAAAATCTACCGATAGTAATAAAGGCGGAGTTATACTGAACACAACGGCTCTTGATCTTTCGGATAAAGATTTTAAAGGCGATTATTATAAAGCTTATCCCATCACCGTCACCGCCGATCCGTCGGCAGGAAAATTCGTTAAATGGGAATCAAGCGGTTGTACTCTTTCTGATTCTAAAGCAGAAACAACTGCAGTAACTATTGATGGCGATTGTGAGATAACAGCTGTTTATGAATAA